One region of Cheilinus undulatus linkage group 4, ASM1832078v1, whole genome shotgun sequence genomic DNA includes:
- the fip1l1b gene encoding pre-mRNA 3'-end-processing factor FIP1 isoform X1, with protein MSAEEADKTTTTDASAGDEEEEWLYGDESESKDEDEEAKPDATNSAPADAATEDVTAHATGNGVASETTGEAADEDVDSDSDSDDDDDDVRVTIGDIKTGAPQYTTYGAPPVNLNIKTTGSRPYGQATKLKGVDLDAPGSINGVPVLEVDMESFEEKPWRKPGADLSDYFNYGFNEDTWKAYCEKQKRLRMGLEVSTVGSVTSKITVQQGRTGNEKDMSIMPVHASKPDFTSPVSLYKSSVSQVTRISPPQWTGPPVQDMSFYTKTSGTIDVIGGQTATISRVEGRRRHNLDGNNIQVIAEQSDSEQTPAKIPTFFPPGPIPPNIPPPPFLPPPPTVSAAPPLIPPPRLPITVPPPGFPPPPSGPPPAIIPTMDSGHPGGYDGRSVPPYPFPQGGYPPPMTGGPPPWPPMMDNSKPWDNYYRRDDKRDKDRERPRERTHEREREREHSSPSAMGYTSEEERYRYREYQERAYGERHRDRSSREKEERHRERRHREKEEGRHKSSRSSSSRRRHDSEEGDSHRRHKHKKSKRTKEGKEASEDMGADQENQEAME; from the exons ATGTCTGCCGAAGAAGCGGACAAAACAACTACCACTGATGCTAGTGctggtgatgaggaggaggaatgGCTGTACGGAG ATGAGTCGGAGAGCaaagatgaggatgaagaaGCCAAACCGGATGCTACAAACAG TGCACCTGCTGATGCTGCAACAGAGGATGTCACTGCACACGCTACAGGGAATGGTGTGGCCTCTGAG ACCACAGGTGAAGCTGCGGATGAGGATGTCGACAGCGACAGTGACAgcgacgatgatgatgatgatgtccgTGTCACCATTGGCGACATAAAAACTGGAGCACCACAATACAC AACATATGGAGCACCACCGGTCAATCTCAACATAAAGACGACAGGCTCAAGACCTTATGGACAAG CCACCAAGCTGAAAGGAGTTGATCTAGATGCTCCCGGAAGTATCAATGGGGTTCCAGTGCTGGAGGTTGACATGGAGTCTTTTGAGGAGAAACCCTGGAGGAAACCAG GAGCGGACCTGTCAGACTACTTTAATTACGGCTTCAATGAAGACACATGGAAGGCTTACTGTGAAAAACAGAAACGGCTACGCATGGGCCTGGAGGTCTCTACTGTCGGCTCAGTGACAAGCAAGATCACC GTTCAGCAGGGGAGGACAGGCAATGAGAAAGACATGTCCATTATGCCTGTTCACGCCTCTAAGCCTGACTTCACGTCTCCTGTCAGCCTCTATAAGTCTTCTGTCAGTCAGGTCACCAG GATCTCTCCCCCACAGTGGACTGGCCCGCCTGTTCAAGACATGTCCTTTTATAC GAAGACGAGCGGTACTATTGATGTGATTGGGGGACAGACGGCCACCATCAGCAGGGTTGAGGGACGACGTAGACACAACCTAGATGGCAATAACATCCAG GTGATTGCTGAACAATCCGACTCTGAACAAACTCCAGCTAAAATTCCCACTTTCTTCCCTCCTGGACCGATCCCTCCAAATATACCCCCACCTCCTTTCCTTCCACCACCACCCACTGTCAGCGCTGCACCCCCCCTCATTCCTCCACCCA GGTTACCCATTACTGTCCCACCTCCTGGttttcctcctccacccagcgGGCCCCCTCCTGCTATCATCCCCACTATGGACAG TGGTCATCCAGGGGGTTATGATGGGCGCTCAGTCCCTCCATATCCATTCCCACAAG GAGGATACCCTCCACCTATGACTGGAGGCCCTCCTCCCTGGCCACCCATGATGGACAACTCTAAACCGTGGGATAACTATTACCGCCGAGATGACaagagagacaaagacagagagaggccACGAGAGAGGACACATGAGCGGGAGAGGGAGCGGGAGCACAGCAGCCCATCAGCCATGGGCTACACCAG CGAAGAGGAACGGTATCGTTATCGTGAGTACCAGGAACGAGCTTATGGAGAGCGACATCGTGACCGGTCAAGccgagagaaagaggagagacacagagagaggcgGCACCGAGAGAAGGAAGAGGGACGCCATAAGTCCTCTCGCAG TAGCAGTAGCAGAAGGAGACACGACAGCGAGGAGGGTGACAGCCATCGGAGGCACAAACACAAGAAGAGCAAGAGGACCAAGGAGGGCAAAGAAGCCAGCGAGGATATGGGCGCAGACCAGGAGAACCAGGAGGCTATGGAGTAG
- the fip1l1b gene encoding pre-mRNA 3'-end-processing factor FIP1 isoform X4 yields MSAEEADKTTTTDASAGDEEEEWLYGDESESKDEDEEAKPDATNSAPADAATEDVTAHATGNGVASETTGEAADEDVDSDSDSDDDDDDVRVTIGDIKTGAPQYTTYGAPPVNLNIKTTGSRPYGQATKLKGVDLDAPGSINGVPVLEVDMESFEEKPWRKPGADLSDYFNYGFNEDTWKAYCEKQKRLRMGLEVSTVGSVTSKITVQQGRTGNEKDMSIMPVHASKPDFTSPVSLYKSSVSQVTRKTSGTIDVIGGQTATISRVEGRRRHNLDGNNIQVIAEQSDSEQTPAKIPTFFPPGPIPPNIPPPPFLPPPPTVSAAPPLIPPPRLPITVPPPGFPPPPSGPPPAIIPTMDSGHPGGYDGRSVPPYPFPQGGYPPPMTGGPPPWPPMMDNSKPWDNYYRRDDKRDKDRERPRERTHEREREREHSSPSAMGYTSEEERYRYREYQERAYGERHRDRSSREKEERHRERRHREKEEGRHKSSRSSSRRRHDSEEGDSHRRHKHKKSKRTKEGKEASEDMGADQENQEAME; encoded by the exons ATGTCTGCCGAAGAAGCGGACAAAACAACTACCACTGATGCTAGTGctggtgatgaggaggaggaatgGCTGTACGGAG ATGAGTCGGAGAGCaaagatgaggatgaagaaGCCAAACCGGATGCTACAAACAG TGCACCTGCTGATGCTGCAACAGAGGATGTCACTGCACACGCTACAGGGAATGGTGTGGCCTCTGAG ACCACAGGTGAAGCTGCGGATGAGGATGTCGACAGCGACAGTGACAgcgacgatgatgatgatgatgtccgTGTCACCATTGGCGACATAAAAACTGGAGCACCACAATACAC AACATATGGAGCACCACCGGTCAATCTCAACATAAAGACGACAGGCTCAAGACCTTATGGACAAG CCACCAAGCTGAAAGGAGTTGATCTAGATGCTCCCGGAAGTATCAATGGGGTTCCAGTGCTGGAGGTTGACATGGAGTCTTTTGAGGAGAAACCCTGGAGGAAACCAG GAGCGGACCTGTCAGACTACTTTAATTACGGCTTCAATGAAGACACATGGAAGGCTTACTGTGAAAAACAGAAACGGCTACGCATGGGCCTGGAGGTCTCTACTGTCGGCTCAGTGACAAGCAAGATCACC GTTCAGCAGGGGAGGACAGGCAATGAGAAAGACATGTCCATTATGCCTGTTCACGCCTCTAAGCCTGACTTCACGTCTCCTGTCAGCCTCTATAAGTCTTCTGTCAGTCAGGTCACCAG GAAGACGAGCGGTACTATTGATGTGATTGGGGGACAGACGGCCACCATCAGCAGGGTTGAGGGACGACGTAGACACAACCTAGATGGCAATAACATCCAG GTGATTGCTGAACAATCCGACTCTGAACAAACTCCAGCTAAAATTCCCACTTTCTTCCCTCCTGGACCGATCCCTCCAAATATACCCCCACCTCCTTTCCTTCCACCACCACCCACTGTCAGCGCTGCACCCCCCCTCATTCCTCCACCCA GGTTACCCATTACTGTCCCACCTCCTGGttttcctcctccacccagcgGGCCCCCTCCTGCTATCATCCCCACTATGGACAG TGGTCATCCAGGGGGTTATGATGGGCGCTCAGTCCCTCCATATCCATTCCCACAAG GAGGATACCCTCCACCTATGACTGGAGGCCCTCCTCCCTGGCCACCCATGATGGACAACTCTAAACCGTGGGATAACTATTACCGCCGAGATGACaagagagacaaagacagagagaggccACGAGAGAGGACACATGAGCGGGAGAGGGAGCGGGAGCACAGCAGCCCATCAGCCATGGGCTACACCAG CGAAGAGGAACGGTATCGTTATCGTGAGTACCAGGAACGAGCTTATGGAGAGCGACATCGTGACCGGTCAAGccgagagaaagaggagagacacagagagaggcgGCACCGAGAGAAGGAAGAGGGACGCCATAAGTCCTCTCGCAG CAGTAGCAGAAGGAGACACGACAGCGAGGAGGGTGACAGCCATCGGAGGCACAAACACAAGAAGAGCAAGAGGACCAAGGAGGGCAAAGAAGCCAGCGAGGATATGGGCGCAGACCAGGAGAACCAGGAGGCTATGGAGTAG
- the fip1l1b gene encoding pre-mRNA 3'-end-processing factor FIP1 isoform X2, which translates to MSAEEADKTTTTDASAGDEEEEWLYGDESESKDEDEEAKPDATNSAPADAATEDVTAHATGNGVASETTGEAADEDVDSDSDSDDDDDDVRVTIGDIKTGAPQYTTYGAPPVNLNIKTTGSRPYGQATKLKGVDLDAPGSINGVPVLEVDMESFEEKPWRKPGADLSDYFNYGFNEDTWKAYCEKQKRLRMGLEVSTVGSVTSKITVQQGRTGNEKDMSIMPVHASKPDFTSPVSLYKSSVSQVTRISPPQWTGPPVQDMSFYTKTSGTIDVIGGQTATISRVEGRRRHNLDGNNIQVIAEQSDSEQTPAKIPTFFPPGPIPPNIPPPPFLPPPPTVSAAPPLIPPPRLPITVPPPGFPPPPSGPPPAIIPTMDSGHPGGYDGRSVPPYPFPQGGYPPPMTGGPPPWPPMMDNSKPWDNYYRRDDKRDKDRERPRERTHEREREREHSSPSAMGYTSEEERYRYREYQERAYGERHRDRSSREKEERHRERRHREKEEGRHKSSRSSSRRRHDSEEGDSHRRHKHKKSKRTKEGKEASEDMGADQENQEAME; encoded by the exons ATGTCTGCCGAAGAAGCGGACAAAACAACTACCACTGATGCTAGTGctggtgatgaggaggaggaatgGCTGTACGGAG ATGAGTCGGAGAGCaaagatgaggatgaagaaGCCAAACCGGATGCTACAAACAG TGCACCTGCTGATGCTGCAACAGAGGATGTCACTGCACACGCTACAGGGAATGGTGTGGCCTCTGAG ACCACAGGTGAAGCTGCGGATGAGGATGTCGACAGCGACAGTGACAgcgacgatgatgatgatgatgtccgTGTCACCATTGGCGACATAAAAACTGGAGCACCACAATACAC AACATATGGAGCACCACCGGTCAATCTCAACATAAAGACGACAGGCTCAAGACCTTATGGACAAG CCACCAAGCTGAAAGGAGTTGATCTAGATGCTCCCGGAAGTATCAATGGGGTTCCAGTGCTGGAGGTTGACATGGAGTCTTTTGAGGAGAAACCCTGGAGGAAACCAG GAGCGGACCTGTCAGACTACTTTAATTACGGCTTCAATGAAGACACATGGAAGGCTTACTGTGAAAAACAGAAACGGCTACGCATGGGCCTGGAGGTCTCTACTGTCGGCTCAGTGACAAGCAAGATCACC GTTCAGCAGGGGAGGACAGGCAATGAGAAAGACATGTCCATTATGCCTGTTCACGCCTCTAAGCCTGACTTCACGTCTCCTGTCAGCCTCTATAAGTCTTCTGTCAGTCAGGTCACCAG GATCTCTCCCCCACAGTGGACTGGCCCGCCTGTTCAAGACATGTCCTTTTATAC GAAGACGAGCGGTACTATTGATGTGATTGGGGGACAGACGGCCACCATCAGCAGGGTTGAGGGACGACGTAGACACAACCTAGATGGCAATAACATCCAG GTGATTGCTGAACAATCCGACTCTGAACAAACTCCAGCTAAAATTCCCACTTTCTTCCCTCCTGGACCGATCCCTCCAAATATACCCCCACCTCCTTTCCTTCCACCACCACCCACTGTCAGCGCTGCACCCCCCCTCATTCCTCCACCCA GGTTACCCATTACTGTCCCACCTCCTGGttttcctcctccacccagcgGGCCCCCTCCTGCTATCATCCCCACTATGGACAG TGGTCATCCAGGGGGTTATGATGGGCGCTCAGTCCCTCCATATCCATTCCCACAAG GAGGATACCCTCCACCTATGACTGGAGGCCCTCCTCCCTGGCCACCCATGATGGACAACTCTAAACCGTGGGATAACTATTACCGCCGAGATGACaagagagacaaagacagagagaggccACGAGAGAGGACACATGAGCGGGAGAGGGAGCGGGAGCACAGCAGCCCATCAGCCATGGGCTACACCAG CGAAGAGGAACGGTATCGTTATCGTGAGTACCAGGAACGAGCTTATGGAGAGCGACATCGTGACCGGTCAAGccgagagaaagaggagagacacagagagaggcgGCACCGAGAGAAGGAAGAGGGACGCCATAAGTCCTCTCGCAG CAGTAGCAGAAGGAGACACGACAGCGAGGAGGGTGACAGCCATCGGAGGCACAAACACAAGAAGAGCAAGAGGACCAAGGAGGGCAAAGAAGCCAGCGAGGATATGGGCGCAGACCAGGAGAACCAGGAGGCTATGGAGTAG
- the fip1l1b gene encoding pre-mRNA 3'-end-processing factor FIP1 isoform X3: protein MSAEEADKTTTTDASAGDEEEEWLYGDESESKDEDEEAKPDATNSAPADAATEDVTAHATGNGVASETTGEAADEDVDSDSDSDDDDDDVRVTIGDIKTGAPQYTTYGAPPVNLNIKTTGSRPYGQATKLKGVDLDAPGSINGVPVLEVDMESFEEKPWRKPGADLSDYFNYGFNEDTWKAYCEKQKRLRMGLEVSTVGSVTSKITVQQGRTGNEKDMSIMPVHASKPDFTSPVSLYKSSVSQVTRKTSGTIDVIGGQTATISRVEGRRRHNLDGNNIQVIAEQSDSEQTPAKIPTFFPPGPIPPNIPPPPFLPPPPTVSAAPPLIPPPRLPITVPPPGFPPPPSGPPPAIIPTMDSGHPGGYDGRSVPPYPFPQGGYPPPMTGGPPPWPPMMDNSKPWDNYYRRDDKRDKDRERPRERTHEREREREHSSPSAMGYTSEEERYRYREYQERAYGERHRDRSSREKEERHRERRHREKEEGRHKSSRSSSSRRRHDSEEGDSHRRHKHKKSKRTKEGKEASEDMGADQENQEAME, encoded by the exons ATGTCTGCCGAAGAAGCGGACAAAACAACTACCACTGATGCTAGTGctggtgatgaggaggaggaatgGCTGTACGGAG ATGAGTCGGAGAGCaaagatgaggatgaagaaGCCAAACCGGATGCTACAAACAG TGCACCTGCTGATGCTGCAACAGAGGATGTCACTGCACACGCTACAGGGAATGGTGTGGCCTCTGAG ACCACAGGTGAAGCTGCGGATGAGGATGTCGACAGCGACAGTGACAgcgacgatgatgatgatgatgtccgTGTCACCATTGGCGACATAAAAACTGGAGCACCACAATACAC AACATATGGAGCACCACCGGTCAATCTCAACATAAAGACGACAGGCTCAAGACCTTATGGACAAG CCACCAAGCTGAAAGGAGTTGATCTAGATGCTCCCGGAAGTATCAATGGGGTTCCAGTGCTGGAGGTTGACATGGAGTCTTTTGAGGAGAAACCCTGGAGGAAACCAG GAGCGGACCTGTCAGACTACTTTAATTACGGCTTCAATGAAGACACATGGAAGGCTTACTGTGAAAAACAGAAACGGCTACGCATGGGCCTGGAGGTCTCTACTGTCGGCTCAGTGACAAGCAAGATCACC GTTCAGCAGGGGAGGACAGGCAATGAGAAAGACATGTCCATTATGCCTGTTCACGCCTCTAAGCCTGACTTCACGTCTCCTGTCAGCCTCTATAAGTCTTCTGTCAGTCAGGTCACCAG GAAGACGAGCGGTACTATTGATGTGATTGGGGGACAGACGGCCACCATCAGCAGGGTTGAGGGACGACGTAGACACAACCTAGATGGCAATAACATCCAG GTGATTGCTGAACAATCCGACTCTGAACAAACTCCAGCTAAAATTCCCACTTTCTTCCCTCCTGGACCGATCCCTCCAAATATACCCCCACCTCCTTTCCTTCCACCACCACCCACTGTCAGCGCTGCACCCCCCCTCATTCCTCCACCCA GGTTACCCATTACTGTCCCACCTCCTGGttttcctcctccacccagcgGGCCCCCTCCTGCTATCATCCCCACTATGGACAG TGGTCATCCAGGGGGTTATGATGGGCGCTCAGTCCCTCCATATCCATTCCCACAAG GAGGATACCCTCCACCTATGACTGGAGGCCCTCCTCCCTGGCCACCCATGATGGACAACTCTAAACCGTGGGATAACTATTACCGCCGAGATGACaagagagacaaagacagagagaggccACGAGAGAGGACACATGAGCGGGAGAGGGAGCGGGAGCACAGCAGCCCATCAGCCATGGGCTACACCAG CGAAGAGGAACGGTATCGTTATCGTGAGTACCAGGAACGAGCTTATGGAGAGCGACATCGTGACCGGTCAAGccgagagaaagaggagagacacagagagaggcgGCACCGAGAGAAGGAAGAGGGACGCCATAAGTCCTCTCGCAG TAGCAGTAGCAGAAGGAGACACGACAGCGAGGAGGGTGACAGCCATCGGAGGCACAAACACAAGAAGAGCAAGAGGACCAAGGAGGGCAAAGAAGCCAGCGAGGATATGGGCGCAGACCAGGAGAACCAGGAGGCTATGGAGTAG